acaGCTTTGTCCCCTCTTGTGCCACATGCGTAGATTTTCATTAACTTTGTGAAAACGACATTTCATCCATTGCATTGAGGTCGATTGTTTCTCTTCAGCCAATATGCCTATCTCACCTCCACTCAGCTCTGGCTGGGGATATGGAATCGTTCTTGGTCTGGGTGCTCTATTCGCATTTGGCATGGTAAGTTTTACACCCAATTGCTACAATTGAGTCTCAAACTGACTTCTTTGGATCAACTAGATCCTCGTAACATGGATTCTCAAACGATACAACCACGAATTACAAACATCAGAGATGTTCAGTACAGCTGGAAGAACAGTAAAGTCTGGATTGGTGGCATCTGCGGTTGTATCTTCATGGACCTGGGCTGCTACATTACTGCAAAGTTCTGGTGTTGCATACAAATATGGTGTTTCGGGACCTTTTTGGTATGCATCTGGAGCCACAGTTCAGATTCTATTGTTCGCAACTATTGCCATTGAGTTGAAGAGAAGGGCACCCAATGCTCATGTAGGTTTGGCAAATCTGACAAGTATAGAAACATACTGATTGATTCCAGACTTTCCTTGAAGTTATCAAAGCTAGATATGGGGTACATGCTCATATCGTATTTACGGTCTTTGGCTTAATGACCAATATCCTTGTCACTGCAATGCTTTTGACAGGTGGTGCTGCTGTGGTATCTTCCTTAACAGGAATGCCTACACCTGCTGGTAAGAGAATCATATGACACTAGGTGTACATTAACTTACGTCTTATAGCTTGTTTCCTCCTGCCATTGGGTGTAGTTATGTATACCATGTTCGGTGGTATCAAAGCTACTTTCCTTACTGACTGGGTTCATACTTTCATGCTCTTAATCATTATCCTCATTTTCGCATTCACTACTTACGCTACAAGTGAGGTACTCGGATCGCCAAAAGCAGTATTCGATCTTTTACTCAAAGCAGCGGCTGATCATCCAGTCGAAGGCAACTCCGGTGGTAGTTATCTCACTATGAAATCTTCAGAAGGTGCCATATTTTTCGTCATCAACATCGTTGGAAATTTTGGAACTGTGTTCTTGGACAATGGATACTACAACAAGGCAATTGCTGCGTCCCCAGTGCATGCGCTTCCAGGTTATATCATGGGTGGAATCTCTTGGTTTGCCATTCCATGGTTGTGTGCTACAACTATGGGTCTAGCAGCCATTGCTTTAGAAGGCAACCCAGTCTTTCCTACCTATCCTAATCGTATGGATGCCGCCGATGTCTCAGCAGGCCTTGTACTTCCATACGCTGCCGTTGCCATCCTTGGAAGTGGGGGTGCCGTC
The Botrytis cinerea B05.10 chromosome 5, complete sequence DNA segment above includes these coding regions:
- the Bcdur3 gene encoding Bcdur3 → MPISPPLSSGWGYGIVLGLGALFAFGMILVTWILKRYNHELQTSEMFSTAGRTVKSGLVASAVVSSWTWAATLLQSSGVAYKYGVSGPFWYASGATVQILLFATIAIELKRRAPNAHTFLEVIKARYGVHAHIVFTVFGLMTNILVTAMLLTGGAAVVSSLTGMPTPAACFLLPLGVVMYTMFGGIKATFLTDWVHTFMLLIIILIFAFTTYATSEVLGSPKAVFDLLLKAAADHPVEGNSGGSYLTMKSSEGAIFFVINIVGNFGTVFLDNGYYNKAIAASPVHALPGYIMGGISWFAIPWLCATTMGLAAIALEGNPVFPTYPNRMDAADVSAGLVLPYAAVAILGSGGAVCTLLIVFMAVTSASSAELIAVSSIFTYDIYQTYFNPKASGKRLIYMSHAMVIGFGLFMAAFSTGLYYAGISMGYLYLMMGVIISSAVIPATLTIMWAGHNRWAATLTPPLGLVCALIAWLVTAKKECGSLDVDCTGSNNPMLAGNVTALLSPLIFTPLFTLIFGWDKYDWKSMSDIRRGDDHDLADAADIDLELVPGEMSASAAEEELEQTKLLRASKIAKSMTVILTVSLLILWPMPMYGSGYIFSEKFFTGWVVVGIIWLIGSTLTVGVYPVFEGRHSLARTAKAIYLDITGKQHPSKHHRPEATYVEGVKDDGTETPPILGSEKEIAEKSEATAQ